One genomic region from Macaca mulatta isolate MMU2019108-1 chromosome 20, T2T-MMU8v2.0, whole genome shotgun sequence encodes:
- the NHERF2 gene encoding Na(+)/H(+) exchange regulatory cofactor NHE-RF2 isoform X1: protein MAAPEPLRPRLCRLVRGEQGYGFHLHGEKGRRGQFIRRVEPGSPAEAAALRAGDRLVEVNGVNVEGETHHQVVQRIKAVEGQTRLLVVDQETDEELRRRQLTCTEEMAQRGLPPAHDPWEPKPDWAHMGGRSSDAGKKDVSGPLRELRPRLCHLRKGPQGYGFNLHSDKSRPGQYIRSVDLGSPAARSGLRAQDRLIEVNGQNVEGLRHAEVVASIKAREDEARLLVVDPETDEHFKRLRVTPTEEHVEGPLPSPVTNGTSPVQLNGGSACSSRSDLPGSDKDTEDGSAWKRDPFQESGLHLSPTAAEAKEKARATRVNKRAPQMDWNRKREIFSNF, encoded by the exons ATGGCCGCTCCGGAGCCGCTGCGGCCGCGCCTGTGCCGCCTGGTGCGCGGAGAGCAGGGCTACGGCTTCCACCTGCACGGCGAGAAGGGCCGCCGCGGGCAGTTCATCCGGCGCGTGGAACCCGGTTCCCCCGCCGAGGCCGCGGCGCTGCGCGCTGGGGACCGCCTGGTCGAGGTCAACGGCGTCAACGTGGAGGGCGAGACGCACCACCAG GTGGTGCAGAGGATCAAGGCTGTGGAGGGGCAGACCCGGTTGCTGGTGGTGGACCAGGAGACAGATGAGGAGCTCCGCCGGCGGCAGCTGACCTGCACTGAGGAGATGGCCCAGCGAGGGCTCCCGCCCGCCCACGACCCCTGGGAGCCAAAGCCAGACTGGGCACACATGGGTGGCCGCAGCTCCGACGCTGGCAAGAAG GATGTCAGTGGGCCCCTGAGGGAGCTGCGCCCTCGGCTCTGCCACCTGCGAAAGGGACCTCAGGGCTATGGGTTCAACCTGCATAGTGACAAGTCCCGGCCCGGCCAGTACATCCGCTCGGTGGACCTGGGCTCACCTGCTGCCCGCTCTGGCCTCCGCGCCCAGGACCGGCTTATTGAG GTGAACGGGCAGAATGTGGAGGGGCTGCGCCACGCTGAGGTGGTGGCCAGCATCAAGGCACGGGAGGATGAGGCCCGGCTGCTGGTGGTGGACCCCGAGACAGATGAGCACTTCAAGCGGCTTCGGGTCACACCCACCGAGGAGCATGTGGAAG GTCCTCTGCCATCACCCGTGACCAACGGAACCAGCCCTGTCCAG CTCAATGGTGGCTCTGCGTGCTCGTCCCGAAGTGACCTTCCTGGTTCTGACAAGGACACTGAG GATGGCAGTGCCTGGAAGCGAGACCCCTTCCAGGAGAGCGGCCTCCACCTGAGCCCCACGGCGGCCGAGGCCAAGGAGAAGGCTCGAGCCACGCGAGTCAACAAGCGCGCGCCGCAGATGGACTGGAACAGGAAGCGCGAAATCTTCAGCAACTTCTGA
- the NHERF2 gene encoding Na(+)/H(+) exchange regulatory cofactor NHE-RF2 isoform X7, producing MAAPEPLRPRLCRLVRGEQGYGFHLHGEKGRRGQFIRRVEPGSPAEAAALRAGDRLVEVNGVNVEGETHHQVVQRIKAVEGQTRLLVVDQETDEELRRRQLTCTEEMAQRGLPPAHDPWEPKPDWAHMGGRSSDAGKKDVSGPLRELRPRLCHLRKGPQGYGFNLHSDKSRPGQYIRSVDLGSPAARSGLRAQDRLIEVNGQNVEGLRHAEVVASIKAREDEARLLVVDPETDEHFKRLRVTPTEEHVEGPLPSPVTNGTSPVQVRGWGAHETQTTTCPWFPSSMVALRARPEVTFLVLTRTLRMAVPGSETPSRRAAST from the exons ATGGCCGCTCCGGAGCCGCTGCGGCCGCGCCTGTGCCGCCTGGTGCGCGGAGAGCAGGGCTACGGCTTCCACCTGCACGGCGAGAAGGGCCGCCGCGGGCAGTTCATCCGGCGCGTGGAACCCGGTTCCCCCGCCGAGGCCGCGGCGCTGCGCGCTGGGGACCGCCTGGTCGAGGTCAACGGCGTCAACGTGGAGGGCGAGACGCACCACCAG GTGGTGCAGAGGATCAAGGCTGTGGAGGGGCAGACCCGGTTGCTGGTGGTGGACCAGGAGACAGATGAGGAGCTCCGCCGGCGGCAGCTGACCTGCACTGAGGAGATGGCCCAGCGAGGGCTCCCGCCCGCCCACGACCCCTGGGAGCCAAAGCCAGACTGGGCACACATGGGTGGCCGCAGCTCCGACGCTGGCAAGAAG GATGTCAGTGGGCCCCTGAGGGAGCTGCGCCCTCGGCTCTGCCACCTGCGAAAGGGACCTCAGGGCTATGGGTTCAACCTGCATAGTGACAAGTCCCGGCCCGGCCAGTACATCCGCTCGGTGGACCTGGGCTCACCTGCTGCCCGCTCTGGCCTCCGCGCCCAGGACCGGCTTATTGAG GTGAACGGGCAGAATGTGGAGGGGCTGCGCCACGCTGAGGTGGTGGCCAGCATCAAGGCACGGGAGGATGAGGCCCGGCTGCTGGTGGTGGACCCCGAGACAGATGAGCACTTCAAGCGGCTTCGGGTCACACCCACCGAGGAGCATGTGGAAG GTCCTCTGCCATCACCCGTGACCAACGGAACCAGCCCTGTCCAGGTGAGAGGGTGGGGTGCCCACGAGACACAAA CCACAACCTGCCCTTGGTTTCCCAGCTCAATGGTGGCTCTGCGTGCTCGTCCCGAAGTGACCTTCCTGGTTCTGACAAGGACACTGAG GATGGCAGTGCCTGGAAGCGAGACCCCTTCCAGGAGAGCGGCCTCCACCTGA
- the NHERF2 gene encoding Na(+)/H(+) exchange regulatory cofactor NHE-RF2 isoform X8: MAAPEPLRPRLCRLVRGEQGYGFHLHGEKGRRGQFIRRVEPGSPAEAAALRAGDRLVEVNGVNVEGETHHQVVQRIKAVEGQTRLLVVDQETDEELRRRQLTCTEEMAQRGLPPAHDPWEPKPDWAHMGGRSSDAGKKDVSGPLRELRPRLCHLRKGPQGYGFNLHSDKSRPGQYIRSVDLGSPAARSGLRAQDRLIEVNGQNVEGLRHAEVVASIKAREDEARLLVVDPETDEHFKRLRVTPTEEHVEGGPRPGAQATTCPWFPSSMVALRARPEVTFLVLTRTLRMAVPGSETPSRRAAST; the protein is encoded by the exons ATGGCCGCTCCGGAGCCGCTGCGGCCGCGCCTGTGCCGCCTGGTGCGCGGAGAGCAGGGCTACGGCTTCCACCTGCACGGCGAGAAGGGCCGCCGCGGGCAGTTCATCCGGCGCGTGGAACCCGGTTCCCCCGCCGAGGCCGCGGCGCTGCGCGCTGGGGACCGCCTGGTCGAGGTCAACGGCGTCAACGTGGAGGGCGAGACGCACCACCAG GTGGTGCAGAGGATCAAGGCTGTGGAGGGGCAGACCCGGTTGCTGGTGGTGGACCAGGAGACAGATGAGGAGCTCCGCCGGCGGCAGCTGACCTGCACTGAGGAGATGGCCCAGCGAGGGCTCCCGCCCGCCCACGACCCCTGGGAGCCAAAGCCAGACTGGGCACACATGGGTGGCCGCAGCTCCGACGCTGGCAAGAAG GATGTCAGTGGGCCCCTGAGGGAGCTGCGCCCTCGGCTCTGCCACCTGCGAAAGGGACCTCAGGGCTATGGGTTCAACCTGCATAGTGACAAGTCCCGGCCCGGCCAGTACATCCGCTCGGTGGACCTGGGCTCACCTGCTGCCCGCTCTGGCCTCCGCGCCCAGGACCGGCTTATTGAG GTGAACGGGCAGAATGTGGAGGGGCTGCGCCACGCTGAGGTGGTGGCCAGCATCAAGGCACGGGAGGATGAGGCCCGGCTGCTGGTGGTGGACCCCGAGACAGATGAGCACTTCAAGCGGCTTCGGGTCACACCCACCGAGGAGCATGTGGAAGGTGGGCCACGGCCCGGGGCACAGG CCACAACCTGCCCTTGGTTTCCCAGCTCAATGGTGGCTCTGCGTGCTCGTCCCGAAGTGACCTTCCTGGTTCTGACAAGGACACTGAG GATGGCAGTGCCTGGAAGCGAGACCCCTTCCAGGAGAGCGGCCTCCACCTGA
- the NHERF2 gene encoding Na(+)/H(+) exchange regulatory cofactor NHE-RF2 isoform X9, whose translation MAAPEPLRPRLCRLVRGEQGYGFHLHGEKGRRGQFIRRVEPGSPAEAAALRAGDRLVEVNGVNVEGETHHQVVQRIKAVEGQTRLLVVDQETDEELRRRQLTCTEEMAQRGLPPAHDPWEPKPDWAHMGGRSSDAGKKDVSGPLRELRPRLCHLRKGPQGYGFNLHSDKSRPGQYIRSVDLGSPAARSGLRAQDRLIEVNGQNVEGLRHAEVVASIKAREDEARLLVVDPETDEHFKRLRVTPTEEHVEGGPRPGAQATTCPWFPSSMVALRARPEVTFLVLTRTLRRAAST comes from the exons ATGGCCGCTCCGGAGCCGCTGCGGCCGCGCCTGTGCCGCCTGGTGCGCGGAGAGCAGGGCTACGGCTTCCACCTGCACGGCGAGAAGGGCCGCCGCGGGCAGTTCATCCGGCGCGTGGAACCCGGTTCCCCCGCCGAGGCCGCGGCGCTGCGCGCTGGGGACCGCCTGGTCGAGGTCAACGGCGTCAACGTGGAGGGCGAGACGCACCACCAG GTGGTGCAGAGGATCAAGGCTGTGGAGGGGCAGACCCGGTTGCTGGTGGTGGACCAGGAGACAGATGAGGAGCTCCGCCGGCGGCAGCTGACCTGCACTGAGGAGATGGCCCAGCGAGGGCTCCCGCCCGCCCACGACCCCTGGGAGCCAAAGCCAGACTGGGCACACATGGGTGGCCGCAGCTCCGACGCTGGCAAGAAG GATGTCAGTGGGCCCCTGAGGGAGCTGCGCCCTCGGCTCTGCCACCTGCGAAAGGGACCTCAGGGCTATGGGTTCAACCTGCATAGTGACAAGTCCCGGCCCGGCCAGTACATCCGCTCGGTGGACCTGGGCTCACCTGCTGCCCGCTCTGGCCTCCGCGCCCAGGACCGGCTTATTGAG GTGAACGGGCAGAATGTGGAGGGGCTGCGCCACGCTGAGGTGGTGGCCAGCATCAAGGCACGGGAGGATGAGGCCCGGCTGCTGGTGGTGGACCCCGAGACAGATGAGCACTTCAAGCGGCTTCGGGTCACACCCACCGAGGAGCATGTGGAAGGTGGGCCACGGCCCGGGGCACAGG CCACAACCTGCCCTTGGTTTCCCAGCTCAATGGTGGCTCTGCGTGCTCGTCCCGAAGTGACCTTCCTGGTTCTGACAAGGACACTGAG GAGAGCGGCCTCCACCTGA
- the NHERF2 gene encoding Na(+)/H(+) exchange regulatory cofactor NHE-RF2 isoform X2 — protein sequence MAAPEPLRPRLCRLVRGEQGYGFHLHGEKGRRGQFIRRVEPGSPAEAAALRAGDRLVEVNGVNVEGETHHQVVQRIKAVEGQTRLLVVDQETDEELRRRQLTCTEEMAQRGLPPAHDPWEPKPDWAHMGGRSSDAGKKDVSGPLRELRPRLCHLRKGPQGYGFNLHSDKSRPGQYIRSVDLGSPAARSGLRAQDRLIEVNGQNVEGLRHAEVVASIKAREDEARLLVVDPETDEHFKRLRVTPTEEHVEGGPRPGAQGGCGVVADHNLPLVSQLNGGSACSSRSDLPGSDKDTEDGSAWKRDPFQESGLHLSPTAAEAKEKARATRVNKRAPQMDWNRKREIFSNF from the exons ATGGCCGCTCCGGAGCCGCTGCGGCCGCGCCTGTGCCGCCTGGTGCGCGGAGAGCAGGGCTACGGCTTCCACCTGCACGGCGAGAAGGGCCGCCGCGGGCAGTTCATCCGGCGCGTGGAACCCGGTTCCCCCGCCGAGGCCGCGGCGCTGCGCGCTGGGGACCGCCTGGTCGAGGTCAACGGCGTCAACGTGGAGGGCGAGACGCACCACCAG GTGGTGCAGAGGATCAAGGCTGTGGAGGGGCAGACCCGGTTGCTGGTGGTGGACCAGGAGACAGATGAGGAGCTCCGCCGGCGGCAGCTGACCTGCACTGAGGAGATGGCCCAGCGAGGGCTCCCGCCCGCCCACGACCCCTGGGAGCCAAAGCCAGACTGGGCACACATGGGTGGCCGCAGCTCCGACGCTGGCAAGAAG GATGTCAGTGGGCCCCTGAGGGAGCTGCGCCCTCGGCTCTGCCACCTGCGAAAGGGACCTCAGGGCTATGGGTTCAACCTGCATAGTGACAAGTCCCGGCCCGGCCAGTACATCCGCTCGGTGGACCTGGGCTCACCTGCTGCCCGCTCTGGCCTCCGCGCCCAGGACCGGCTTATTGAG GTGAACGGGCAGAATGTGGAGGGGCTGCGCCACGCTGAGGTGGTGGCCAGCATCAAGGCACGGGAGGATGAGGCCCGGCTGCTGGTGGTGGACCCCGAGACAGATGAGCACTTCAAGCGGCTTCGGGTCACACCCACCGAGGAGCATGTGGAAGGTGGGCCACGGCCCGGGGCACAGGGTGGGTGCGGTGTGGTGGCCGA CCACAACCTGCCCTTGGTTTCCCAGCTCAATGGTGGCTCTGCGTGCTCGTCCCGAAGTGACCTTCCTGGTTCTGACAAGGACACTGAG GATGGCAGTGCCTGGAAGCGAGACCCCTTCCAGGAGAGCGGCCTCCACCTGAGCCCCACGGCGGCCGAGGCCAAGGAGAAGGCTCGAGCCACGCGAGTCAACAAGCGCGCGCCGCAGATGGACTGGAACAGGAAGCGCGAAATCTTCAGCAACTTCTGA
- the NHERF2 gene encoding Na(+)/H(+) exchange regulatory cofactor NHE-RF2 isoform X5 — translation MAAPEPLRPRLCRLVRGEQGYGFHLHGEKGRRGQFIRRVEPGSPAEAAALRAGDRLVEVNGVNVEGETHHQVVQRIKAVEGQTRLLVVDQETDEELRRRQLTCTEEMAQRGLPPAHDPWEPKPDWAHMGGRSSDAGKKDVSGPLRELRPRLCHLRKGPQGYGFNLHSDKSRPGQYIRSVDLGSPAARSGLRAQDRLIEVNGQNVEGLRHAEVVASIKAREDEARLLVVDPETDEHFKRLRVTPTEEHVEGPLPSPVTNGTSPVQLNGGSACSSRSDLPGSDKDTEESGLHLSPTAAEAKEKARATRVNKRAPQMDWNRKREIFSNF, via the exons ATGGCCGCTCCGGAGCCGCTGCGGCCGCGCCTGTGCCGCCTGGTGCGCGGAGAGCAGGGCTACGGCTTCCACCTGCACGGCGAGAAGGGCCGCCGCGGGCAGTTCATCCGGCGCGTGGAACCCGGTTCCCCCGCCGAGGCCGCGGCGCTGCGCGCTGGGGACCGCCTGGTCGAGGTCAACGGCGTCAACGTGGAGGGCGAGACGCACCACCAG GTGGTGCAGAGGATCAAGGCTGTGGAGGGGCAGACCCGGTTGCTGGTGGTGGACCAGGAGACAGATGAGGAGCTCCGCCGGCGGCAGCTGACCTGCACTGAGGAGATGGCCCAGCGAGGGCTCCCGCCCGCCCACGACCCCTGGGAGCCAAAGCCAGACTGGGCACACATGGGTGGCCGCAGCTCCGACGCTGGCAAGAAG GATGTCAGTGGGCCCCTGAGGGAGCTGCGCCCTCGGCTCTGCCACCTGCGAAAGGGACCTCAGGGCTATGGGTTCAACCTGCATAGTGACAAGTCCCGGCCCGGCCAGTACATCCGCTCGGTGGACCTGGGCTCACCTGCTGCCCGCTCTGGCCTCCGCGCCCAGGACCGGCTTATTGAG GTGAACGGGCAGAATGTGGAGGGGCTGCGCCACGCTGAGGTGGTGGCCAGCATCAAGGCACGGGAGGATGAGGCCCGGCTGCTGGTGGTGGACCCCGAGACAGATGAGCACTTCAAGCGGCTTCGGGTCACACCCACCGAGGAGCATGTGGAAG GTCCTCTGCCATCACCCGTGACCAACGGAACCAGCCCTGTCCAG CTCAATGGTGGCTCTGCGTGCTCGTCCCGAAGTGACCTTCCTGGTTCTGACAAGGACACTGAG GAGAGCGGCCTCCACCTGAGCCCCACGGCGGCCGAGGCCAAGGAGAAGGCTCGAGCCACGCGAGTCAACAAGCGCGCGCCGCAGATGGACTGGAACAGGAAGCGCGAAATCTTCAGCAACTTCTGA
- the NHERF2 gene encoding Na(+)/H(+) exchange regulatory cofactor NHE-RF2 isoform X3, with translation MARSGSATPPARAPGAPPRSPPQGLVQDVSGPLRELRPRLCHLRKGPQGYGFNLHSDKSRPGQYIRSVDLGSPAARSGLRAQDRLIEVNGQNVEGLRHAEVVASIKAREDEARLLVVDPETDEHFKRLRVTPTEEHVEGPLPSPVTNGTSPVQLNGGSACSSRSDLPGSDKDTEDGSAWKRDPFQESGLHLSPTAAEAKEKARATRVNKRAPQMDWNRKREIFSNF, from the exons ATGGCGCGCTCCGGGAGTGCCACGCCACCTGCCCGGGCTCCAGGAGCCCCTCCACGGAGCCCACCCCAGGGGCTGGTACAG GATGTCAGTGGGCCCCTGAGGGAGCTGCGCCCTCGGCTCTGCCACCTGCGAAAGGGACCTCAGGGCTATGGGTTCAACCTGCATAGTGACAAGTCCCGGCCCGGCCAGTACATCCGCTCGGTGGACCTGGGCTCACCTGCTGCCCGCTCTGGCCTCCGCGCCCAGGACCGGCTTATTGAG GTGAACGGGCAGAATGTGGAGGGGCTGCGCCACGCTGAGGTGGTGGCCAGCATCAAGGCACGGGAGGATGAGGCCCGGCTGCTGGTGGTGGACCCCGAGACAGATGAGCACTTCAAGCGGCTTCGGGTCACACCCACCGAGGAGCATGTGGAAG GTCCTCTGCCATCACCCGTGACCAACGGAACCAGCCCTGTCCAG CTCAATGGTGGCTCTGCGTGCTCGTCCCGAAGTGACCTTCCTGGTTCTGACAAGGACACTGAG GATGGCAGTGCCTGGAAGCGAGACCCCTTCCAGGAGAGCGGCCTCCACCTGAGCCCCACGGCGGCCGAGGCCAAGGAGAAGGCTCGAGCCACGCGAGTCAACAAGCGCGCGCCGCAGATGGACTGGAACAGGAAGCGCGAAATCTTCAGCAACTTCTGA
- the NHERF2 gene encoding Na(+)/H(+) exchange regulatory cofactor NHE-RF2 isoform X6: MARSGSATPPARAPGAPPRSPPQGLVQDVSGPLRELRPRLCHLRKGPQGYGFNLHSDKSRPGQYIRSVDLGSPAARSGLRAQDRLIEVNGQNVEGLRHAEVVASIKAREDEARLLVVDPETDEHFKRLRVTPTEEHVEGPLPSPVTNGTSPVQLNGGSACSSRSDLPGSDKDTEESGLHLSPTAAEAKEKARATRVNKRAPQMDWNRKREIFSNF; the protein is encoded by the exons ATGGCGCGCTCCGGGAGTGCCACGCCACCTGCCCGGGCTCCAGGAGCCCCTCCACGGAGCCCACCCCAGGGGCTGGTACAG GATGTCAGTGGGCCCCTGAGGGAGCTGCGCCCTCGGCTCTGCCACCTGCGAAAGGGACCTCAGGGCTATGGGTTCAACCTGCATAGTGACAAGTCCCGGCCCGGCCAGTACATCCGCTCGGTGGACCTGGGCTCACCTGCTGCCCGCTCTGGCCTCCGCGCCCAGGACCGGCTTATTGAG GTGAACGGGCAGAATGTGGAGGGGCTGCGCCACGCTGAGGTGGTGGCCAGCATCAAGGCACGGGAGGATGAGGCCCGGCTGCTGGTGGTGGACCCCGAGACAGATGAGCACTTCAAGCGGCTTCGGGTCACACCCACCGAGGAGCATGTGGAAG GTCCTCTGCCATCACCCGTGACCAACGGAACCAGCCCTGTCCAG CTCAATGGTGGCTCTGCGTGCTCGTCCCGAAGTGACCTTCCTGGTTCTGACAAGGACACTGAG GAGAGCGGCCTCCACCTGAGCCCCACGGCGGCCGAGGCCAAGGAGAAGGCTCGAGCCACGCGAGTCAACAAGCGCGCGCCGCAGATGGACTGGAACAGGAAGCGCGAAATCTTCAGCAACTTCTGA
- the NHERF2 gene encoding Na(+)/H(+) exchange regulatory cofactor NHE-RF2 isoform X4 codes for MARSGSATPPARAPGAPPRSPPQGLDVSGPLRELRPRLCHLRKGPQGYGFNLHSDKSRPGQYIRSVDLGSPAARSGLRAQDRLIEVNGQNVEGLRHAEVVASIKAREDEARLLVVDPETDEHFKRLRVTPTEEHVEGPLPSPVTNGTSPVQLNGGSACSSRSDLPGSDKDTEDGSAWKRDPFQESGLHLSPTAAEAKEKARATRVNKRAPQMDWNRKREIFSNF; via the exons ATGGCGCGCTCCGGGAGTGCCACGCCACCTGCCCGGGCTCCAGGAGCCCCTCCACGGAGCCCACCCCAGGGGCTG GATGTCAGTGGGCCCCTGAGGGAGCTGCGCCCTCGGCTCTGCCACCTGCGAAAGGGACCTCAGGGCTATGGGTTCAACCTGCATAGTGACAAGTCCCGGCCCGGCCAGTACATCCGCTCGGTGGACCTGGGCTCACCTGCTGCCCGCTCTGGCCTCCGCGCCCAGGACCGGCTTATTGAG GTGAACGGGCAGAATGTGGAGGGGCTGCGCCACGCTGAGGTGGTGGCCAGCATCAAGGCACGGGAGGATGAGGCCCGGCTGCTGGTGGTGGACCCCGAGACAGATGAGCACTTCAAGCGGCTTCGGGTCACACCCACCGAGGAGCATGTGGAAG GTCCTCTGCCATCACCCGTGACCAACGGAACCAGCCCTGTCCAG CTCAATGGTGGCTCTGCGTGCTCGTCCCGAAGTGACCTTCCTGGTTCTGACAAGGACACTGAG GATGGCAGTGCCTGGAAGCGAGACCCCTTCCAGGAGAGCGGCCTCCACCTGAGCCCCACGGCGGCCGAGGCCAAGGAGAAGGCTCGAGCCACGCGAGTCAACAAGCGCGCGCCGCAGATGGACTGGAACAGGAAGCGCGAAATCTTCAGCAACTTCTGA